The following coding sequences lie in one Arachis ipaensis cultivar K30076 chromosome B03, Araip1.1, whole genome shotgun sequence genomic window:
- the LOC107631023 gene encoding p21-activated protein kinase-interacting protein 1-like, with product MHPRMSLVAGSYERFIWGFSLNPKNETLTLTPLFSYPSHLSLIKCVAVSGSVVASGGADDTIHLYDLATAASLGSLHQHSATVTALAFYAPPSLPFPRNLLSADAEGSLSLFDADGFVHLKTLPRVHRRAVNDLALHPSGKLALSVGRDECLAMVNLVRGRRSFCCRLGKEASIVRYDLAGDRFFMAMEEKVTVHGAEDSRLLFELDCQKKVLCTTPAKNGLLYTGGEDRNITAWDINSGKVAYCIEGAHNARVKGIVVLTDSDAASGSDDPYLVASASSDGVIRVWDVRMAATEKLNPVAECKTQSRLTCLAGSSLKCES from the exons ATGCACCCAAGAATGAGTCTGGTAGCAGGATCGTACGAGAGGTTCATTTGGGGCTTCTCCCTAAATCCcaaaaacgaaaccctaaccctaacccctCTCTTCTCTTACCCTTCCCACCTCTCTCTCATCAAGTGCGTCGCTGTCTCCGGCTCCGTCGTGGCCTCCGGCGGTGCTGACGACACAATCCACCTCTACGACCTCGCCACCGCTGCCTCCCTCGGCTCCCTCCACCAACACTCTGCCACGGTCACCGCCCTTGCTTTCTACGCCCCTCCCTCCCTTCCCTTTCCCCGCAACCTCCTCTCCGCCGACGCCGAAGGCTCACTGTCGCTCTTTGACGCCGATGGCTTCGTCCACCTCAAGACGCTCCCCCGCGTCCACCGCCGCGCCGTCAACGACCTCGCACTTCACCCCTCCGGCAAGCTCGCACTCTCTGTTGGCCGTGATGAATGCCTCGCCATGGTCAACCTTGTACGTGGCCGAAGGAGCTTCTGTTGCCGCCTTGGAAAGGAGGCAAGTATAGTGAGGTATGACTTGGCCGGAGACAGGTTCTTTATGGCCATGGAGGAGAAGGTGACTGTCCACGGGGCTGAGGATTCGCGCTTGCTATTTGAATTGGACTGCCAGAAAAAGGTCCTCTGCACTACGCCAGCGAAG AATGGACTTTTATACACAGGTGGTGAGGACCGAAATATCACAGCATGGGACATAAACAGCGGGAAGGTGGCTTATTGCATTGAAGGAGCACATAATGCCCGTGTAAAAGGAATTGTTGTGCTCACAGATAGTGATGCTGCTTCAGGGAGTGATGATCCGTACCTAGTTGCATCTGCATCATCTGATGGGGTTATACGTGTCTGGGATGTTCGAATGGCTGCAACAGAGAAGTTGAATCCAGTAGCTGAGTGTAAGACACAATCTAGGTTGACATGCCTTGCTGGATCATCTCTAAAATGTGAGTCTTAA
- the LOC107631025 gene encoding serine carboxypeptidase-like 31 → MDNVVTLLLKLKLRSLYSIMFLLYVLCLRGVIVSSRHHENERKVTTIMNNNNNNNNGDVVRGLPGQPAVDFEHYAGYVTVNETNGRALFYWFFEAITNPDDKPLVLWLNGGPGCSSVGYGATQEIGPFLVDSDGQGLEFNNLSWNQEANMLFLESPVGVGFSYSNTTSDYEQLGDQMTANDAYTFLHNWFLKFPSYRTRTFYIAGESYAGKYVPELAELIHDRNKDPSLHINLKGIMLGNPETSDAEDWIGLVDYAWSHAIISDETHKTIKTSCDFNSSDPWRNQDCSEAVDEVLKQYREIDIYSLYTSTCFASTARSSMARSSSSTTMMPRMMGGYDPCLDDYARAYYNRPDVQKALHAGDGHNLKNWSICNNDIFNGWGDSKASVVPIYRKLISGGGLRIWIYSGDTDGRVPVLSTRYSLSSLELRVRKAWRPWYHENEVSGWVEEYEGLTFATFRGAGHAVPCFKPSSSLAFFSSFLRGQSPPSTK, encoded by the exons ATGGATAATGTTGTTACATTATTGTTAAAGTTAAAGCTGAGAAGCTTGTATAGTATAATGTTCTTACTTTATGTGTTGTGCTTAAGGGGTGTTATTGTGTCCTCTAGACATCATGAGAATGAGAGAAAAGTGACAACGATTatgaataacaataataataataataatggtgatgTTGTGAGAGGCTTACCTGGCCAGCCTGCTGTGGATTTTGAGCACTATGCTGGCTATGTTACTGTCAATGAAACCAATGGAAGAGCACTCTTTTACTGGTTCTTTGAGGCCATTACCAACCCAGATGATAAGCCTTTGGTCCTATGGCTTAATGGAG GACCTGGATGTTCTTCTGTGGGATATGGAGCAACACAAGAGATTGGTCCATTTTTAGTGGACTCTGATGGGCAGGGACTCGAATTTAATAACTTGTCTTGGAACCAAGAAGCCAACATGTTATTCCTGGAATCTCCTGTTGGAGTTGGCTTTTCCTACTCAAACACAACTAGTGATTATGAACAATTGGGTGATCAAATGACAG CTAATGATGCTTACACTTTTCTCCACAACTGGTTCCTCAAGTTCCCATCCTATAGAACAAGGACTTTTTACATAGCAGGGGAGAGTTATGCAG gCAAGTATGTGCCGGAGCTGGCTGAACTCATCCATGATAGGAACAAGGACCCCTCCCTTCATATTAATCTCAAGGGCATTATg TTAGGAAATCCAGAAACATCTGATGCTGAGGATTGGATAGGGCTAGTAGACTATGCTTGGAGTCATGCAATCATATCAGACGAGACTCACAAAACAATAAAAACAAGTTGTGACTTCAACAGCAGCGATCCATGGCGTAACCAAGATTGCAGTGAAGCAGTAGATGAAGTCCTCAAACAATACAGAGAAATTGATATATACAGCCTCTACACCTCTACTTGCTTTGCCTCTACAGCGCGCTCTTCCATGGCGCGCTCATCATCATCTACAACAATG ATGCCTAGAATGATGGGTGGTTATGACCCATGCTTGGATGACTATGCTAGAGCTTATTATAATAGACCCGATGTTCAGAAGGCCCTACATGCTGGTGATGGCCACAATCTCAAGAATTGGAGTATTTGCAA CAATGATATATTCAATGGATGGGGAGATTCAAAGGCAAGTGTAGTGCCAATATACAGGAAGCTAATATCAGGAGGAGGACTTAGGATATGGATTTACAGTGGAGACACAGATGGAAGAGTGCCAGTGCTGTCAACAAGGTATAGCTTAAGTTCTCTTGAATTGAGAGTGAGAAAGGCATGGAGACCATGGTACCATGAGAATGAGGTGAGTGGGTGGGTAGAAGAATACGAAGGGCTAACATTTGCTACTTTCAGAGGAGCTGGCCACGCTGTTCCATGTTTCAAACCAAGTAGCTCTCTCGCCTTCTTCTCTTCCTTCCTTCGTGGACAATCCCCTCCTTCTACTAAATAA
- the LOC107631022 gene encoding NAC transcription factor 25-like — MIMVDNSTDSSSGAGEQHHHPQLPPGFRFHPTDEELVVHYLKKKASSSPLPVAIIADVDLYKFDPWELPSKAAFGDQEWYFFSPRDRKYPNGARPNRAATSGYWKATGTDKPILSSDGNKQKVGVKKALVFYGGKPPKGVKTNWIMHEYRLTDNNNNASSSNSSKPPSIPLDPLKKTSLRLDDWVLCRIYKKSNSSSSSLPIPRPAFLMDEEKDLISMESSMVPTMSMSKPRSTSTTGCYGPMALENDDNFFDGILAASTDHHTMQNGSPGSSSSSKRFHGDLNNGDNTSFVSLLNQLPHNTPFHPNSILGSVGDAVLRQQFQLPGLNWN; from the exons ATGATCATGGTGGATAATAGCACAGATTCATCATCAGGAGCGGGTGAACAGCATCATCACCCTCAGCTTCCTCCAGGCTTTCGATTCCACCCCACAGACGAAGAACTCGTCGTTCACTACcttaaaaagaaagcttcttctTCACCACTCCCTGTCGCCATCATCGCCGACGTTGATCTCTATAAGTTCGATCCATGGGAGCTCCCAA GTAAGGCAGCGTTTGGGGATCAAGAGTGGTACTTTTTCAGTCCTCGGGATAGGAAGTACCCGAATGGAGCTCGGCCAAACAGGGCGGCTACTTCTGGGTATTGGAAAGCCACCGGAACGGATAAGCCTATTCTGTCTTCTGATGGGAACAAGCAGAAAGTTGGAGTCAAGAAAGCGCTTGTTTTTTATGGTGGCAAGCCTCCCAAAGGCGTCAAAACCAATTGGATTATGCATGAGTATAGGCTCACCGATAACAATAACAATGCTTCTTCTTCTAATTCATCTAAGCCTCCTTCTATCCCTCTTGATCCACTCAAGAAGACTTCTCTCAGG CTTGATGATTGGGTTTTGTGCCGAATATACAAGAAGAGCAACAGCAGTAGTAGCAGCCTTCCAATTCCAAGGCCAGCGTTTTTAATGGATGAAGAGAAGGATCTAATTTCCATGGAGAGCAGCATGGTGCCAACTATGTCAATGTCAAAACCAAGAAGCACTTCAACAACAGGTTGTTATGGACCCATGGCACTTGAAAACGATGACAACTTCTTCGATGGTATATTGGCAGCATCAACCGATCATCACACCATGCAAAATG GGTCTCCAGGGTCCTCATCTTCAAGCAAGAGATTCCATGGTGATCTTAATAATGGAGACAACACCTCCTTCGTTTCTCTTCTTAACCAGCTTCCTCACAACACACCCTTTCACCCAAACTCCATTCTTGGCTCCGTTGGAGACGCCGTCTTGAGGCAACAATTTCAACTTCCAGGCTTAAATTggaactaa